ACACTGGCAGGAAGACCTTAATGGCCATGGGTctgcattttctcctctgtaacgTCCAAATCGGGGTTCTGGGTGCATTCTGCTCTAAAATTATACGACAAATACCATTCCTTAGCCCTTCCTACCAGGTATCAAGCTCTTTCCAGGCACAACCTCATTgcatcctcacaacagtccttaCCACTCAGGCTTGGCAGCCCCATTCTGCAGATCAGGAAACAGAGCCAAAGGGAGGTTAAGGAGCTGCTCCTGGTCGCACAGCTGGCGAAAGAGCTCAAGCTACGGTGGTTGGCACTGAGTTTGAGGTTCTGGGAGCAGGGCAGGACTCGTGTTCTCGCTGAAGGAAGAGACTTTGTGAGCCACACTTCCTGGGGCCAGGGCCCACGGCCTTGGGAACGATGTTTTCTATCAGCTTCCTGCTTCCTAGCTGCTCTGAGATTTGCATCGGCCAGAGGCTCAGTTCTGGCCGTTTTACAGAGGGGGAAGCAAGCTCAGAGGCTGGATTACATGCCCAAGGTCTGGCAGCTAGGAATTTGGAGGACTCGGGTTTCCAGCCCAGAGGTGTCTGACGTACACACTCTTTCCAGTACATTCTGCTGCCTTCTTTATAAAGATCCATTTCTGAATGGCAGCAGTTTTAAGAGCGTTCCAGATGCTCAAATGCACCTCAATGACTTTTACATCCCTTCTGAAGCCCCCGTGACCACGGCCGTGCCTCACAGCATTCACACGCCTGCTTCCTCGCAGACATTTGGCAAAGGTTCCATACCCCAACCTGCAGGAAGCAGTCCTGCCTCCTCTGTCTGAGGTTCTGCCTCTCGGCTGCAAGGCACAGCGGACGACAGGCCAAGGGGCTCTTGTGCTGTCTGAGCGGAGAAGTCCAGGCCAGCTTTGCTGTCTACACTGCCACCTCTTAAGGAAGGGCTTCTCCATAGAGCAGGCACTGCCCCAAAGGAACATTCTGGAAACTGGTTGGGGCACTTCTGATGTTCACAAACCTTTGGAGGGCGCTACTGGGATTCAGTGAAGACGGCCAGAGATTCCAGACATACTGGAATGTTCAGGACTGTCCACCACAGTAAAGTGGCCCAGGTCCCACATGATGGAACTATCCCACACCAAGCTCACACGGGTGAAAACCCCATTCATAGGTGtagtgcgggggatcctgccgacttcgccgtgtgtcatgcaggggactctgctctctggaccagttgtcatgcagggcggcctgcggggtctctggtcccgctccccacataagaacgcaggacatggtgaggccgaaaaggaacacccacggagccataggtaggggagtcatattactatattctcgctggcggctggattggagacacagggaccaggagccacacaattctcaaccctcactgcgccacttgcaggctcagcccccatcttcttgctaggccccacttgctgctagcgtagccacgcagttatattagtggccaatggctcactggttacagctggcggccaactagccacagctgatggccatttgatcacagtcgacggccatttactacctgagccagcacctttctacgtgaggccgagagcctggaaactgctttttggggctctgtccccacaataggtTATCCGACGGGTGTTTTATTTCATATGAAAACACCGTTTCCTCCCAAGGTTTTAATTCCCACTGAATTTCCTGTGAAGACAACCATGTAAATCAGAGGAAGATTTATATTTGCTTTGCTTccgttttctttttgtttttaactttcccAAACATGATTCGCCATTGCAGACAATCACATGGCTGGTAGTAATCCTGGTGATAGCCTGTGCAGCGCTGAGGGTCTCCGACTGGCCCCGTGTGCGGCGGCGTCCGCTCAGACTTCCAGTGCAGTTATGCCAGAGCGTCTACATGTTAAAAGAAAcactatttccttttaatttacttTCACTTCCCCTCCATATTGTGGCTCAAGcagtattttgcttttttaaaaatgtcgtGGGTATGTTATACTAACTATACTTTTCACTGCAGGATAGTGAGGGGcacataaaatatttgtgttatcAAAAGGGGTGTCTAATAGGTCtgagatttttgtcttaaagGGTCTCCAGTACTCTTGACTTCAGGTCCTTGAGGATTCCAGTCTCATGAGTCTGGTAAAGCAGTGGGTTGACCTTGAAATGACTTTGTATTGCTAATAGTGATTTACATGTCCTTTTCTCCCACTGGACTGAAAGTTcctttgggggggtggggtttCAGGGAAATAGTTCCTGTCATCTCTGCCCCGCCCCCACGCAGTGCCCAGCCCTGAGGTGGGGACTCAGGAGGCCTGGTGGGAGCCCCCTTCCAGCGCTCAGTGCCCGAAGCAACTCCATCTCCCTGGAAGCTGGAGTTGAGAAGCAGGAGTTCCCCTGGAGAAGTTTCCGTCCCATTCAGTGTTGGAGGAGCAGCTGGGGAAGATGGGAAGCCTCTCTGCCTTTGCTTTTCCAGAAACGCCACCATCTCCCAGCAGGATGTTAATCAGTAACGGTCCCACAGGACCATCCTTTGGAATAGCAAATATTTGCTGCAGGCATTTGGCTGCAAACCCTCGCCTTCTGGTTTTCCTTGAATGAAGGACCTTCCCTGGCACCTGGGGGCCACTCACCGGTAAGAAGCAGCCATTTAAAGGGAGGCCTTCGCAATGTCTAACGGCGAGGGCTGGGGAGACACATCCTTGTCCTCTCTGGATGGGTTCCAAGGTGAGGGGGAGGGAGCCTGGGCAGCACCGATCCCCCACTCCTAGCTTGGGGAGGGCAGAAGGGGGGCACAAAGCATGTTGTGGACACAGGGGCCTTCCGCTGCAGGGAGGAGGTGAGACGATGAGGCTTTTAAGGCTTGAGAGTTCATGTCCACAACACTCACGTGGAAGCCACACTCAAGTCCCTGACTTTCCTCCAGGGACCCTCCTGCTCAGGTGAGCGAGCTCCCCACTTTCCGGGCTGGGTGGGGGTGCTGCCCAGGTACATTCAGGGCTGTGGAGTGTTGAGTGGTTGATTTCCTACCACTCAGCTTCTATTTAGGATGATGCACCCATGGTGTGCTTGATGGCACCCTAGTGCTCGAGGGCTGCCCCTGCATTCAGATCCTGTACCATTCAGTTGATGAACGACGCTAGGGGGGGATACGTAGGACTGTCCATGTATTCCTGGGCTGCCACCCCAGACGGAGCTACACGGTAAGACTTAGCAACCGGAAGGGGTGACATCTGTCTGCTGCGCGGGAAGTGTTTCCTGACAGCTGTCACAGAGAGAAGTGAGCTGCATTCAGGAGTACCCTGCTGTGGAGgtgatttattaatttacaaagcAGGGCTAACTACTGTATGCAGGAAGACCTCGGAGGTGCTGTGCGTACTggggttccagaccaccgcaagaGAGTGAATATTGTGACCGAGAGTCACGTGAATTGTATAGTTTCCCAGTGCATTTATAAAAGTTACGTTTACAGTATACTGCAGTCTGTTAAGTGTGCACTAACTagtattatgtctaaaaaaacaatatacataatgtaattaaaaaatactttattaccCAAGAAATACTAACCATCATCTGAACCGTTAGTGAGGCTTAATCTTTGTGCCAGTGGAGGGTCTGGCCTCCACGGTGATGAGAAGGCAGTATCTGCGAAGCGTGGCAAAGCAGAGCGCAAGAAAATGAGGTCTGCCTGTATCATGAAGGCATGAGCCTGGGGTACGTTTGGGCAATGTCGGAGGTCCTTACCCAGCAGTCCCAATGTTGGCGTGAGCTACTGAACAAGGCTGGCCATTTAAAATTGATCAGGATTCTGTAAACACAGACATTTACGAAACACAGCAGAAGTGTTTCCTGAGTCGGGCAGTGGCTTCAGGCTGTGGGATGAGTGAGGTCCTGAATTATGTGGCCCTGTTCAGCATAAGGAGCAGTGCACTGAGTCCTGGGGCCCGGTGTCACTTTGTACCAGGCACAGACGAGGACACAGCCCCCTGCATCAGAAATAGGCCTGGGGACTTCATCCTGTCACCACCTTTTGCTACAGGTGGCCTGATTCAGAATGAGGGTCTCTGCTGATGGGAACGCCCGTGAGCTCTGCAGCctcccctgctctgtgccctgggctCAGTGGTCCCGCCCCACCCAGGCCGTCCTGGGGCAATGAGCCtagagagagtgtgtgtgcatCTGGGTGACCAGTCAGCCTCTGGGTCACAGGCCTGGTGCTATCAGCTGAACATCAGGAACTGAGTGTGGAGACTGCGGAGGGACACAGCCCAGCCCTCAGGCGTTTATTCAGATGGAAACTGTGCGGGTGCTCGTGTTTTCCAGGCTCTGTGCCCAAGGATGCCAGGGAGCCCGGAGAGATGGGTAGTGGTGAGGAGGGCGGGATTTGAAGGCCCACTGCCGGTACTGGAAGGTTGGCTCCACCATGTAACCTGGGGCGGTGAGAGCGAGGACACACTCCACAGGTCactgtgaggattagatgagtttAACCCAGGCCTCTGCTGGACAAGCTGGCTCGTCATCATCTCTATCCTAGGGAGCTCCGGGGTAGTGAAGGAAGGGAGACCTGCAAGGAGGTGTAAGGGGCCCCAGGGCTGGGTGGAGTGGTGGAGCAGAGGGGTAGGGGAGAGACTTCTGACCACCCAAGCAGGCAAATGCAGCACTTTCCCTTTTCCTGGTCCTGATCACCACCGAGACCCTCTAAATCCCCAGCCAAACATGCCCCAGACACAGGTCCCCGAAACCCAGCTCGATGGGCTGCTATAGGGCCCAGCAATCAAGGGCAATGAATGAAACAGATCGATAAAAGGTCTGTGAAGACCCCCTGACCCAGGCCCTGCTCTGACCCACACCCAGTCAGGGCTGCAGGCCAGAGCATGTCCTGTCCGGGAGGAAGTGGAACGCATGGAAAAGTTGGGGGAGGCCAGCTGCCCAAGGGCTGGCAGGGGATGGGAGGTGGAGGAGGTTTTGCTCTGTGGAAGAATCTCCTCATCACGTGAACAAATAGCACCCCCACTTGCTCCAGGTCTCCCTGAGGGAACTTGGCTGCATGAGCCAAGCCCCAGCCCCCCACAAGAAGGAAGCGGGGTCACTGGAGGGTTGTATCATGACACAGGCAGGAGTTACTGTATTAggcattaaaaataatctctgctttcttttctcccaagGCTCGCTGCTGAAGAAAAGTGCTCCATTGGCCTCCACAGCTGAGCAAATGAAGGCAGTGCTGAGCCTCCTGCTCCCCTGCCTCCTGGCCGACGTGTGGCTGGTGCCTGGTTTGGCCCCTGGTCCCTGGTCACCAGAGGCCCAGGCAGAGCCAGAGACTCTGCAGCCCCCCACTGCCCAGAACGAGACCACCAAGGGAGTGCAGCCTGCTGAGGGGAGGGACGAGACCTGGCTGACGGCCAGCGGGCAGCAGCTCTCTGAGGAGTCCTCCAACTTGGGGTTCAGCCTGCTTCGAAAGATCTCCATGAGACACGAAGGCAACGTGGTCTTCTCCCCGCTGGGCCTGTCCTCTGCCATGGCAGTCCTGACGCTGGGGGCCAAAGGGCAGATGAAAGCCCAGCTGGAGAGCGGGCTCCGCCCCCAGGCCCAGAACCAGACCTGGCCCTGGCTCCTGCCAGCCCTCTTTCGGCAGCTGAGAGAGCACCTCTCTGGCAACTGCGAGTTGGGCCTCACCCAGAGTAGCTGGGCCTTCATCCACGAGGATTTTGATGTCAAAGAGACCTTCCTCAATTTATCCAAGAGGTATTTCGATACAGAGTGCGTGACTATGAATTTTCGCAATGCCTCACAGGCCAAAGGGCTCATGAATCGTTACATTAACAAAAAGACGCAGGGGAAAATCCCCAAACTCTTTGATGAGGTTAATCCTGACACCAAATTAATTCTTGTGGATTACATCTTGCTCCAAGGTATTTTTGATCATGGTAGGCTCTCCCAAAGCCTCTGCGTCggtctcttcctttcctgtttgGCCAGCATCTGGTTAATGCCCCATGATTTTCTATGAACGGGTTTTCAGGGTTCCCGGATTGAAACAGTCACTGACCGTGTACGATGTGGCAGCCGCAGTGCGGGGCATGTTCACTTGACGTCCCTGCCCTGGTGGCCCATGTGCTTGGAGTCCCTACAGTTTTCCAAGCACCTCTCCACCACTCTCCTGTCCTCTGACATTCTGACGCAGGGAATCGGGGTCATTGAAAAAAGAAGGCAAATGATCTGAGAGATTTAGGGTTACATCTTTGCTCCTTCACTCTACTTTTGTGACTTGGGGCAAGTGACAAAAAGTCTCTCGTCCTCGGATTCttaatatagaaagaaaatggagacactCTCACCTACTGCACAGATGAAAGTGAACCTCAGAGAGGTCAGCTTGATCAAGGTCACATGATAGATGGCAGAAGCCAAACTCCACAAGGAGGTCCTGACATCCTGGCCCTCTAACGGGGCAGTGGTCTTGTTTGGCTGCCACTGTAGCAGAAAGCTGACACTAGGGACTTGCAAAGTCTAGAAGGAGGATGTACTTCCAGTTAGTCAAGCCACACCCCCAGGACAGAGGTCTGTGTGTAGGGTCCTGCTGCCGCATGCTGGTGGCCTCCCCTGGATTATGTGGTGATTGGTCAGCAGGGGACCCTTTCTCTCAGAACCACCCTAAGCAGCAATGGGTGGGGTATGTCATCACTTCTGCTACAGCGGACTCTGCTTGCACGTGGGTGTGCACTTGATAAAGGGTAGTGGGAGGGTCCCTCGTGAagatggggatggggagaggcCCGAAGTCCTCTCTGGGCCAGAGCTAGCCACACGGGAACAGGTTGTCTAGAGACACTTCCTTGCTGCTGTGTGTGATTCCAGTAGGACCTGCGGGTGGGTCCGCATTTGGTCTGCTGGGAAAGGCTGGTCTTTGGGGAATTTATTTTGCCTACCTGAGCTGTGGTCAAAACAAACCCCATAAAGGACTGCCTGTCCTAGTTGGGGCAGGAAGAGGGACAGAACCCTGGGCCCTATGACGTTGGCAAGAACGATGTTCTCTCGAAGGGTGGTTTCCACAACGAGTTCTCTTCTCACCTGTTCAGGGAACTGGCTGAGCCCTTTTGACCCTGCCTTCACCGAGGCGGACACTTTCCACCTGGACAAGTACAAGACAGTCAAGGTGCCCATGATGTACAGGGCTGGCGACTTTGCCTCCACTTTTGATAAGAATTTTCGTTGCCACGTCCTCAAACTGCCCTACCGAGGAAATGCCACCATGCTGGTGGTCCTCATGGAGAAAATGGGTGACCACTTCGCCCTTGAAGATTACCTGACCACAGACCTAGTGGACACGTGGCTGAGAAACATGAAAACCAGGTACAGCATGTCCCCTGGCGCTGCACAAGGTCAGCCTTCCCATCTCTGCGAGCACTGACCCCAGGGGCGTGGTTTGATGCCGGGCTCCCCCtgtgggctccctgagggcaggggctgcaTCCATCCTGTTGTCCACTCTATCCTGGCATCTCTCACAGTGCCTGGCTCGTTGACTTACTCAGCCACCACTTACCGAGATGCTCCTGGGCCAGGCATCGTGACACATGCACGACGgcgccctcaaggagcttacacgCTAGTGAAGGGAGGGAGACAAGTCATAGTGCAGGGAAGGGGATGGTGGCGCCAGCAGGGTGCAGGTGAATGCCAGGTGGGGAGCAAAGCCCAGAAGTGACCCGTGACCCTGTGGCGACCTGGGGAGAGAAGCGTTACAGGCAGAAGTGAGACAGTTCTGGGACGGGAGTGAGCTTGATGGACTGCCAGTGAgcagatgaggtcagagaagaaCCGGGGGCCCAGCCACCCAGGGCCATACCTTACAGGCCCCCGAAAAGACTTGGGTTCTTCTGGAGGTGGACGGGAAGCCACAGGGGGCTCCGCGCAGAGGAACGACGTGGTCTGAAAGGGCCACACAGCCCCTGCGCTGAGAAAAGACTAGGGGGCCGAGGGAGGAAGCATGGAGAC
The nucleotide sequence above comes from Rhinolophus ferrumequinum isolate MPI-CBG mRhiFer1 chromosome 6, mRhiFer1_v1.p, whole genome shotgun sequence. Encoded proteins:
- the SERPINA10 gene encoding protein Z-dependent protease inhibitor isoform X2, which gives rise to MSNGEGWGDTSLSSLDGFQGSLLKKSAPLASTAEQMKAVLSLLLPCLLADVWLVPGLAPGPWSPEAQAEPETLQPPTAQNETTKGVQPAEGRDETWLTASGQQLSEESSNLGFSLLRKISMRHEGNVVFSPLGLSSAMAVLTLGAKGQMKAQLESGLRPQAQNQTWPWLLPALFRQLREHLSGNCELGLTQSSWAFIHEDFDVKETFLNLSKRYFDTECVTMNFRNASQAKGLMNRYINKKTQGKIPKLFDEVNPDTKLILVDYILLQGNWLSPFDPAFTEADTFHLDKYKTVKVPMMYRAGDFASTFDKNFRCHVLKLPYRGNATMLVVLMEKMGDHFALEDYLTTDLVDTWLRNMKTRNMEVFFPKFKLDQKYEMHELLKQMGIRRLFSPWADLGELSVTARNLKVSKLLLKLTSLLISVQISHIRQLPASESGCILQRKASELTKLENGNEF
- the SERPINA10 gene encoding protein Z-dependent protease inhibitor isoform X1, with translation MSNGEGWGDTSLSSLDGFQGSLLKKSAPLASTAEQMKAVLSLLLPCLLADVWLVPGLAPGPWSPEAQAEPETLQPPTAQNETTKGVQPAEGRDETWLTASGQQLSEESSNLGFSLLRKISMRHEGNVVFSPLGLSSAMAVLTLGAKGQMKAQLESGLRPQAQNQTWPWLLPALFRQLREHLSGNCELGLTQSSWAFIHEDFDVKETFLNLSKRYFDTECVTMNFRNASQAKGLMNRYINKKTQGKIPKLFDEVNPDTKLILVDYILLQGNWLSPFDPAFTEADTFHLDKYKTVKVPMMYRAGDFASTFDKNFRCHVLKLPYRGNATMLVVLMEKMGDHFALEDYLTTDLVDTWLRNMKTRNMEVFFPKFKLDQKYEMHELLKQMGIRRLFSPWADLGELSVTARNLKVSKVLQRAVIEVNEKGTEAMAGTLSEIIAYSMPSIIKVDRPFHFMIYEENSRMLLFLGRVVNPTVL
- the SERPINA10 gene encoding protein Z-dependent protease inhibitor isoform X3; this encodes MKAVLSLLLPCLLADVWLVPGLAPGPWSPEAQAEPETLQPPTAQNETTKGVQPAEGRDETWLTASGQQLSEESSNLGFSLLRKISMRHEGNVVFSPLGLSSAMAVLTLGAKGQMKAQLESGLRPQAQNQTWPWLLPALFRQLREHLSGNCELGLTQSSWAFIHEDFDVKETFLNLSKRYFDTECVTMNFRNASQAKGLMNRYINKKTQGKIPKLFDEVNPDTKLILVDYILLQGNWLSPFDPAFTEADTFHLDKYKTVKVPMMYRAGDFASTFDKNFRCHVLKLPYRGNATMLVVLMEKMGDHFALEDYLTTDLVDTWLRNMKTRNMEVFFPKFKLDQKYEMHELLKQMGIRRLFSPWADLGELSVTARNLKVSKVLQRAVIEVNEKGTEAMAGTLSEIIAYSMPSIIKVDRPFHFMIYEENSRMLLFLGRVVNPTVL